One window of Magallana gigas chromosome 2, xbMagGiga1.1, whole genome shotgun sequence genomic DNA carries:
- the LOC136272891 gene encoding uncharacterized protein — protein sequence MSQLAKIVFTLLFVVEYVLSGCNEKWKTIVKTGKNGEEKSGSKRDLVNHLMAGDDIRFSLNNGEYFTSIQSAILTGNENICVQALFHISKSGYNNFQSDAYWWFLYVCTSGHVHMSRWSVGAHTDRGQTKTTNDITWFARSRSCQSQPIFCNLETGEKKCGDVSLLANSVLNGASVKVLNPQNGYITSFTNIVVSGDGLSVAGQYPWHVSQSTVNNHVEFQSNVYWWASIWSTTGQVEMSRWNVGEHTSRGKNRMNTPMEWFVDDCWTLAYSHNSSGHETDGSLDLLVGAVLAGRKVRVKMGSYIVEPDNLYIRNGHVSAQLLGHLSKNTMFDFQTDVYWYWQIVSTTGDVETVRYNIGSTHNRGNSADKHAITWFIETRSWSKVLTTSSTGSVTHGSKANLITALQAGSQLRLVVHEAVDSFSITEADNIAIEKTEVVAQSVRYIRDENGNGNIPRRFRTPPYWKFTSTATDGNQRAVWWKLGEHTSLPASTERYPVDWIVG from the exons atgtctcAACTCGCAAAGATTGTCTTCACTTTACTTTTTGTggttgaatatgttttatcag gttGTAATGAAAAATGGAAAACAATCGTTAAAACTGGAAAAAACGGAGAAGAGAAGAGCGGAAGTAAGCGTGATCTAGTAAATCATTTGATGGCCGGAGATGATATCAGATTTTCCCTTAACAATGGCGAATATTTTACATCAATACAATCAGCCATTCTGactggaaatgaaaatatatgtgtgCAAGCACTTTTTCACATAAGTAAGTCAGGATACAACAACTTCCAAAGCGACGCCTACTGGTGGTTCTTATACGTCTGTACATCAGGTCACGTGCATATGTCAAGGTGGTCTGTTGGTGCACACACTGATAGAGGGCAAACAAAAACGACCAACGATATCACCTGGTTTGCAAG ATCTCGTAGTTGTCAATCACAGCCTATTTTCTGCAATCTGGAAACAGGCGAGAAGAAATGTGGTGATGTATCTCTATTGGCAAACTCTGTTTTGAATGGTGCAAGCGTTAAGGTTCTTAACCCTCAAAATGGATACATCACCAGCTTTACAAATATTGTTGTATCCGGTGATGGTTTATCCGTAGCTGGACAATACCCATGGCACGTCAGTCAAAGTACTGTTAATAATCATGTTGAGTTCCAGTCAAACGTTTACTGGTGGGCATCAATATGGTCAACTACTGGCCAAGTGGAGATGTCTCGATGGAATGTTGGAGAGCACACTAGTCGAGGGAAAAATCGCATGAATACCCCAATGGAGTGGTTTGTGGATGACTGCTGGACACTTGCGTACAGTCATAACAGTTCTGGTCATGAAACAGATGGATCATTAGACTTGCTTGTCGGAGCTGTTTTAGCAGGCAGAAAAGTCAGAGTCAAGATGGGTTCATACATTGTGGAGCCAGACAATCTTTATATAAGAAACGGACATGTGTCTGCTCAACTTTTAGGACATTTATCTAAAAATACAATGTTTGATTTCCAAACCGATGTTTATTGGTATTGGCAAATCGTTTCAACAACCGGTGATGTTGAGACAGTGAGATATAATATTGGGAGCACTCATAACAGAGGAAACTCGGCTGACAAACATGCAATCACATGGTTCATTGAGACAAGGTCGTGGTCTAAGGTACTTACTACTTCCAGCACTGGCTCTGTGACACACGGGTCTAAAGCTAACTTGATAACTGCTTTACAAGCTGGATCTCAGCTTCGGTTAGTAGTCCACGAGGCAGTGGACTCTTTCAGCATAACTGAGGCAGATAATATTGCTATCGAAAAAACTGAAGTTGTTGCTCAATCAGTTAGATACATAAGAGATGAAAACGGAAATGGAAACATTCCACGGCGGTTCAGGACCCCACCATACTGGAAATTTACTTCGACGGCAACAGATGGCAACCAAAGAGCTGTATGGTGGAAGTTAGGAGAGCACACGTCACTTCCGGCATCAACAGAGAGGTACCCTGTAGACTGGATTGTCGGTTGa
- the LOC136272890 gene encoding uncharacterized protein, whose translation MAQLAKIFLTVIFLVEYVLSGCNEKWKTIVKTGKDGKEKYGRKRDLVNHLMAGDDIRFSLSNGLYFTSIQSAILTGDENICVQALFHIGKSGYNTFRSDGYWWFLNICTSGHVHVSRWYVGAHTDRGQTKLTYDITWFARSRNCQAKPVYCNLASGWRKCGDVSLLANSVLNGASVKVLSPQNGYITSFTNIAVSGDRLSVAGQYPWHVSQSIVNNHAEFKSNVYWWATIWSTTGRLEMSRWNVGEHTSRGKNSMNTPMEWFVDDCWIQAYSHNRLGHKTDGSLNLLVGAVLAGRRVRVKIGSYIVEADNLYVRNGHVSAQLLGQLSKSSIFDFQTDVYWYWQTASTTGDVETVRYNIGSTHNRGNSADKHAITWFIETRSWSKVLSTSSAGSVTHGSKADLITALQAGSQLRLVVHEAVDSFSIIEADNIAIENSEVAAQSLKYISDENGSGGIPRQFKTPPYWRFTLTSTDGNQRAVWWKVGDYQSLPVTTWKYPVDWIVD comes from the exons ATGGCTCAACTCGCAAAAATATTCCTAACTGTcatttttttggttgaatatgttttatcag gTTGTAATGAAAAATGGAAAACAATCGTTAAAACCGGAAAAGACGGGAAAGAGAAATACGGAAGAAAGCGTGATCTAGTGAACCATTTGATGGCCGGAGATGATATCAGATTTTCTTTAAGCAATGGTTTATATTTCACCTCAATACAATCAGCCATTCTGACTGGAGATGAAAATATTTGTGTGCAAGCACTTTTTCACATCGGTAAATCTGGATATAACACATTTAGAAGTGATGGTTACTGGTGGTTCTTAAACATCTGTACATCAGGCCACGTGCATGTGTCCAGATGGTATGTTGGTGCACACACTGATAGAGGGCAAACAAAATTGACATATgatataacctggtttgcaag ATCACGTAATTGCCAGGCAAAGCCGGTCTACTGCAATCTGGCATCTGGGTGGCGGAAATGTGGGGATGTATCTCTATTGGCAAACTCAGTACTGAACGGCGCTAGCGTTAAGGTCCTCAGCCCTCAAAATGGATACATCACAAGCTTTACAAATATTGCAGTATCCGGTGATAGGTTATCCGTAGCTGGGCAATATCCATGGCACGTCAGTCAAAGTATTGTTAATAATCATGCGGAGTTCAAGTCAAACGTGTATTGGTGGGCAACAATATGGTCAACTACTGGCCGGTTGGAGATGTCTCGATGGAATGTTGGAGAGCACACTAGTCGAGGGAAAAATAGCATGAATACCCCAATGGAGTGGTTTGTAGATGATTGCTGGATACAAGCCTACAGTCACAATAGGTTAGGACATAAAACAGATGGTTCATTAAATCTGCTTGTTGGAGCTGTTCTAGCAGGCAGGAGAGTCAGAGTGAAAATAGGTTCGTACATTGTAGAAGCAGACAATCTTTATGTAAGAAATGGACATGTGTCTGCTCAACTTTTGGGTCAGTTATCAAAAAGTtcaatttttgatttccaaACCGATGTTTATTGGTATTGGCAAACCGCTTCCACAACCGGTGATGTTGAGACAGTGAGATATAATATTGGGAGCACTCATAACAGAGGAAACTCGGCTGACAAACATGCAATCACGTGGTTTATTGAGACAAGGTCATGGTCTAAGGTACTCTCTACTTCCAGCGCTGGCTCTGTGACACACGGGTCTAAAGCTGACTTGATAACTGCTTTACAAGCTGGATCTCAGCTTCGGTTAGTTGTCCACGAGGCAGTGGACTCTTTCAGCATAATTGAAGCAGATAATATAGCAATAGAAAACTCTGAAGTTGCGGCGCAATCGCTTAAATACATAAGTGATGAAAACGGAAGCGGTGGCATTCCAAGGCAGTTTAAGACTCCGCCATACTGGAGATTTACTTTGACGTCAACAGATGGCAACCAACGAGCTGTATGGTGGAAGGTTGGAGATTACCAGTCACTTCCGGTAACGACATGGAAATACCCAGTGGATTGGATTGTTGATTGA